Proteins encoded in a region of the Carassius gibelio isolate Cgi1373 ecotype wild population from Czech Republic chromosome B5, carGib1.2-hapl.c, whole genome shotgun sequence genome:
- the aifm1 gene encoding apoptosis-inducing factor 1, mitochondrial isoform X4 — protein MFRCKTVWNKLAPLARASSTLCLQNARKSALRHGRRLEMVQKAQMSSGPAGGGGENTMYYVLIGATCLGTGVYAYRTVSGDKERYNERMIEIASRPKQGPQAAEALAEVVAESKEDSKAAPATEPIEPTAAPSDVPEHAPYLLIGGGTASFAAARSIRARDPGARVLIVTEESDLPYMRPPLSKELWFSDDPKAVETLHFKQWNGKERSIYFQPPSFYVSPADLAKVENGGVAVLTGRKVVHMDVRGNKVKLSDGAEISYEKCLIATGGVPRNLQVIERAGEEVMKRTTLFRKIEDFRSLEKISGEVKSITIIGGGFLGSELACALGRRSTDAGLKVVQMFPEKGNMGKVLPEYLSNWTTEKVRKEGVSVITEAVVKNVTYKNDGLEIKLKDGRLFKTDHIVAAVGLEPSVELAKSAGLEVDSDFGGYRVNSELQACSNIWVAGDAACFYDIKLGRRRVEHHDHAVVSGRLAGENMTGASKPYWHQSMFWSDLGPDVGYEAIGIVDSSLPTVGVFAKATAKDTPKAATEQSGTGIRSESETEAVAGTLKSETTATPPPTQQKEDYGKGVIFYLRDQVVVGIVLWNVFNRMPIARKIIKDGEQHGDLNEVAKLFNIHED, from the exons ATGTTTAGGTGCAAGACAGTATGGAATAAACTTGCTCCGCTGGCCCGGGCCTCGTCCACGCTGTGTCTGCAGAATGCGAGGAAATCAG CGCTGAGACATGGGAGAAGGCTGGAGATGGTTCAGAAAGCCCAGATGTCATCAGGGCCAGCAGGAGGGGGTGGAGAAAACACAATGTATTACGTCCTGATTGGAGCAACATGTCTGGGGACGGGAGTTTAT GCGTACCGCACCGTCTCCGGGGACAAGGAAAGATATAATGAGCGTATGATCGAAATTGCCAGTAGACCAAAACAAGGGCCACAAGCAGCTGAGGCTTTAG CTGAAGTTGTGGCAGAATCAAAAGAAG ATTCTAAAGCAGCTCCTGCCACTGAGCCCATTGAACCCACTGCTGCTCCCTCGGATGTCCCTGAACATGCTCCCTATCTGCTGATTGGTGGAGGCACGGCTTCGTTCGCTGCAGCTAGGTCCATCCGGGCACGAGACCCTGGTGCCAGG GTGTTGATTGTAACAGAGGAGTCTGACCTGCCCTACATGAGACCTCCTCTCTCTAAAGAACTCTGGTTCTCTGATGACCCCAAGGCTGTCGAAACACTGCACTTCAAGCAATGGAATGGCAAAGAGAGGAG CATTTACTTCCAGCCTCCCTCGTTCTACGTCAGTCCCGCGGATCTTGCTAAAGTGGAGAATGGGGGTGTGGCTGTGCTCACAGGCCGTAAG GTGGTACACATGGATGTCAGAGGAAATAAAGTCAAGCTGAGCGATGGTGCAGAGATCTCATATGAAAAGTGCCTGATTGCCACAG gtgGGGTACCTAGGAACCTGCAAGTTATTGAAAGAGCAGGAGAGGAGGTGATGAAGAGGACAACCCTCTTCAGAAAA ATTGAAGATTTTAGATCTCTAGAGAAGATCTCCGGAGAGGTTAAGTCCATTACCATCATTGGTGGAGGGTTTCTTGGTAGCGAGCTAGCATGTGCCTTGGGTCGCAGAT CCACTGACGCTGGTTTAAAAGTGGTCCAGATGTTCCCAGAGAAAGGCAACATGGGAAAAGTACTGCCTGAATACTTGAGTAACTGGACCACTGAAAAAGTCAGGAAAG AGGGTGTGAGCGTAATCACAGAGGCTGTAGTGAAAAATGTGACCTACAAAAATGACGGATTGGAGATCAAACTGAAGGATGGACGACTG ttTAAGACAGACCACATTGTGGCAGCAGTAGGTTTGGAGCCTAGTGTGGAACTTGCCAAATCTGCCGGGCTGGAAGTGGACTCTGATTTCGGAGGGTACAGGGTTAATTCTGAACTCCAGGCTTGCTCCAACATCTGGGTG GCTGGAGATGCTGCATGTTTCTATGACATCAAGCTGGGCCGTCGCCGTGTAGAGCATCACGATCACGCTGTGGTCAGCGGCAGACTTGCTGGAGAGAACATGACCGGAGCCAGCAAACCTTATTGGCATCAGTCAATGTTCTG GAGTGATCTAGGTCCAGATGTAGGATATGAAGCCATCGGTATAGTGGACAGCAGTCTGCCCACCGTGGGAGTGTTTGCTAAAGCCACAGCCAAGGATACACCAAAAGCTGCAACCGAACAGTCAG GCACTGGGATCCGCTCAGAGAGCGAGACCGAGGCAGTTGCCGGGACATTAAAGTCAGAAACAACTGCCACTCCACCTCCTACCCAGCAGAAGGAGGATTATGGGAAAGGAGTGATATTCTACCTGAGGGACCAAGTGGTGGTCGGTATTGTACTGTGGAACGTCTTCAACAGAATGCCCATCGCTAGAAAG ATAATCAAAGATGGAGAACAACATGGCGATCTCAATGAGGTGGCCAAACTTTTCAACATCCATGAAGACTGA
- the aifm1 gene encoding apoptosis-inducing factor 1, mitochondrial isoform X1, whose amino-acid sequence MFRCKTVWNKLAPLARASSTLCLQNARKSALRHGRRLEMVQKAQMSSGPAGGGGENTMYYVLIGATCLGTGVYAYRTVSGDKERYNERMIEIASRPKQGPQAAEALAEVVAESKEDAAPLESIPEPSSEPVKSEPVAEEPTLTEPPAEELLVTEADVESTESEPVAEAPVTEPNVEESVEASIPEPTAESPMREPVVEASVTEPVAEAPAVTQNDEPLAPVVESESEPTPVIIAEHVPEASSVSEIAADSKAAPATEPIEPTAAPSDVPEHAPYLLIGGGTASFAAARSIRARDPGARVLIVTEESDLPYMRPPLSKELWFSDDPKAVETLHFKQWNGKERSIYFQPPSFYVSPADLAKVENGGVAVLTGRKVVHMDVRGNKVKLSDGAEISYEKCLIATGGVPRNLQVIERAGEEVMKRTTLFRKIEDFRSLEKISGEVKSITIIGGGFLGSELACALGRRSTDAGLKVVQMFPEKGNMGKVLPEYLSNWTTEKVRKEGVSVITEAVVKNVTYKNDGLEIKLKDGRLFKTDHIVAAVGLEPSVELAKSAGLEVDSDFGGYRVNSELQACSNIWVAGDAACFYDIKLGRRRVEHHDHAVVSGRLAGENMTGASKPYWHQSMFWSDLGPDVGYEAIGIVDSSLPTVGVFAKATAKDTPKAATEQSGTGIRSESETEAVAGTLKSETTATPPPTQQKEDYGKGVIFYLRDQVVVGIVLWNVFNRMPIARKIIKDGEQHGDLNEVAKLFNIHED is encoded by the exons ATGTTTAGGTGCAAGACAGTATGGAATAAACTTGCTCCGCTGGCCCGGGCCTCGTCCACGCTGTGTCTGCAGAATGCGAGGAAATCAG CGCTGAGACATGGGAGAAGGCTGGAGATGGTTCAGAAAGCCCAGATGTCATCAGGGCCAGCAGGAGGGGGTGGAGAAAACACAATGTATTACGTCCTGATTGGAGCAACATGTCTGGGGACGGGAGTTTAT GCGTACCGCACCGTCTCCGGGGACAAGGAAAGATATAATGAGCGTATGATCGAAATTGCCAGTAGACCAAAACAAGGGCCACAAGCAGCTGAGGCTTTAG CTGAAGTTGTGGCAGAATCAAAAGAAG ATGCTGCACCTCTGGAATCTATCCCTGAACCATCTTCAGAGCCAGTTAAGAGTG AGCCTGTTGCTGAAGAACCTACTCTAACAGAACCTCCTGCTGAAGAACTTCTGGTAACAGAAGCTGATGTGGAGTCCACTGAAAGCGAACCTGTTGCAGAAGCTCCAGTAACAGAACCCAATGTAGAAGAATCTGTAGAAGCTTCTATTCCTGAACCCACAGCGGAAAGCCCAATGAGAGAGCCTGTCGTTGAAGCCTCTGTAACTGAACCTGTTGCAGAAGCTCCAGCAGTTACACAGAACGATGAGCCCTTAGCTCCTGTAGTTGAGAGTG AATCCGAGCCTACACCTGTAATCATCGCTGAGCATGTTCCGGAGGCTTCGTCTGTTTCTGAGATTG CTGCAGATTCTAAAGCAGCTCCTGCCACTGAGCCCATTGAACCCACTGCTGCTCCCTCGGATGTCCCTGAACATGCTCCCTATCTGCTGATTGGTGGAGGCACGGCTTCGTTCGCTGCAGCTAGGTCCATCCGGGCACGAGACCCTGGTGCCAGG GTGTTGATTGTAACAGAGGAGTCTGACCTGCCCTACATGAGACCTCCTCTCTCTAAAGAACTCTGGTTCTCTGATGACCCCAAGGCTGTCGAAACACTGCACTTCAAGCAATGGAATGGCAAAGAGAGGAG CATTTACTTCCAGCCTCCCTCGTTCTACGTCAGTCCCGCGGATCTTGCTAAAGTGGAGAATGGGGGTGTGGCTGTGCTCACAGGCCGTAAG GTGGTACACATGGATGTCAGAGGAAATAAAGTCAAGCTGAGCGATGGTGCAGAGATCTCATATGAAAAGTGCCTGATTGCCACAG gtgGGGTACCTAGGAACCTGCAAGTTATTGAAAGAGCAGGAGAGGAGGTGATGAAGAGGACAACCCTCTTCAGAAAA ATTGAAGATTTTAGATCTCTAGAGAAGATCTCCGGAGAGGTTAAGTCCATTACCATCATTGGTGGAGGGTTTCTTGGTAGCGAGCTAGCATGTGCCTTGGGTCGCAGAT CCACTGACGCTGGTTTAAAAGTGGTCCAGATGTTCCCAGAGAAAGGCAACATGGGAAAAGTACTGCCTGAATACTTGAGTAACTGGACCACTGAAAAAGTCAGGAAAG AGGGTGTGAGCGTAATCACAGAGGCTGTAGTGAAAAATGTGACCTACAAAAATGACGGATTGGAGATCAAACTGAAGGATGGACGACTG ttTAAGACAGACCACATTGTGGCAGCAGTAGGTTTGGAGCCTAGTGTGGAACTTGCCAAATCTGCCGGGCTGGAAGTGGACTCTGATTTCGGAGGGTACAGGGTTAATTCTGAACTCCAGGCTTGCTCCAACATCTGGGTG GCTGGAGATGCTGCATGTTTCTATGACATCAAGCTGGGCCGTCGCCGTGTAGAGCATCACGATCACGCTGTGGTCAGCGGCAGACTTGCTGGAGAGAACATGACCGGAGCCAGCAAACCTTATTGGCATCAGTCAATGTTCTG GAGTGATCTAGGTCCAGATGTAGGATATGAAGCCATCGGTATAGTGGACAGCAGTCTGCCCACCGTGGGAGTGTTTGCTAAAGCCACAGCCAAGGATACACCAAAAGCTGCAACCGAACAGTCAG GCACTGGGATCCGCTCAGAGAGCGAGACCGAGGCAGTTGCCGGGACATTAAAGTCAGAAACAACTGCCACTCCACCTCCTACCCAGCAGAAGGAGGATTATGGGAAAGGAGTGATATTCTACCTGAGGGACCAAGTGGTGGTCGGTATTGTACTGTGGAACGTCTTCAACAGAATGCCCATCGCTAGAAAG ATAATCAAAGATGGAGAACAACATGGCGATCTCAATGAGGTGGCCAAACTTTTCAACATCCATGAAGACTGA
- the aifm1 gene encoding apoptosis-inducing factor 1, mitochondrial isoform X3, whose protein sequence is MFRCKTVWNKLAPLARASSTLCLQNARKSALRHGRRLEMVQKAQMSSGPAGGGGENTMYYVLIGATCLGTGVYAYRTVSGDKERYNERMIEIASRPKQGPQAAEALAEVVAESKEAADSKAAPATEPIEPTAAPSDVPEHAPYLLIGGGTASFAAARSIRARDPGARVLIVTEESDLPYMRPPLSKELWFSDDPKAVETLHFKQWNGKERSIYFQPPSFYVSPADLAKVENGGVAVLTGRKVVHMDVRGNKVKLSDGAEISYEKCLIATGGVPRNLQVIERAGEEVMKRTTLFRKIEDFRSLEKISGEVKSITIIGGGFLGSELACALGRRSTDAGLKVVQMFPEKGNMGKVLPEYLSNWTTEKVRKEGVSVITEAVVKNVTYKNDGLEIKLKDGRLFKTDHIVAAVGLEPSVELAKSAGLEVDSDFGGYRVNSELQACSNIWVAGDAACFYDIKLGRRRVEHHDHAVVSGRLAGENMTGASKPYWHQSMFWSDLGPDVGYEAIGIVDSSLPTVGVFAKATAKDTPKAATEQSGTGIRSESETEAVAGTLKSETTATPPPTQQKEDYGKGVIFYLRDQVVVGIVLWNVFNRMPIARKIIKDGEQHGDLNEVAKLFNIHED, encoded by the exons ATGTTTAGGTGCAAGACAGTATGGAATAAACTTGCTCCGCTGGCCCGGGCCTCGTCCACGCTGTGTCTGCAGAATGCGAGGAAATCAG CGCTGAGACATGGGAGAAGGCTGGAGATGGTTCAGAAAGCCCAGATGTCATCAGGGCCAGCAGGAGGGGGTGGAGAAAACACAATGTATTACGTCCTGATTGGAGCAACATGTCTGGGGACGGGAGTTTAT GCGTACCGCACCGTCTCCGGGGACAAGGAAAGATATAATGAGCGTATGATCGAAATTGCCAGTAGACCAAAACAAGGGCCACAAGCAGCTGAGGCTTTAG CTGAAGTTGTGGCAGAATCAAAAGAAG CTGCAGATTCTAAAGCAGCTCCTGCCACTGAGCCCATTGAACCCACTGCTGCTCCCTCGGATGTCCCTGAACATGCTCCCTATCTGCTGATTGGTGGAGGCACGGCTTCGTTCGCTGCAGCTAGGTCCATCCGGGCACGAGACCCTGGTGCCAGG GTGTTGATTGTAACAGAGGAGTCTGACCTGCCCTACATGAGACCTCCTCTCTCTAAAGAACTCTGGTTCTCTGATGACCCCAAGGCTGTCGAAACACTGCACTTCAAGCAATGGAATGGCAAAGAGAGGAG CATTTACTTCCAGCCTCCCTCGTTCTACGTCAGTCCCGCGGATCTTGCTAAAGTGGAGAATGGGGGTGTGGCTGTGCTCACAGGCCGTAAG GTGGTACACATGGATGTCAGAGGAAATAAAGTCAAGCTGAGCGATGGTGCAGAGATCTCATATGAAAAGTGCCTGATTGCCACAG gtgGGGTACCTAGGAACCTGCAAGTTATTGAAAGAGCAGGAGAGGAGGTGATGAAGAGGACAACCCTCTTCAGAAAA ATTGAAGATTTTAGATCTCTAGAGAAGATCTCCGGAGAGGTTAAGTCCATTACCATCATTGGTGGAGGGTTTCTTGGTAGCGAGCTAGCATGTGCCTTGGGTCGCAGAT CCACTGACGCTGGTTTAAAAGTGGTCCAGATGTTCCCAGAGAAAGGCAACATGGGAAAAGTACTGCCTGAATACTTGAGTAACTGGACCACTGAAAAAGTCAGGAAAG AGGGTGTGAGCGTAATCACAGAGGCTGTAGTGAAAAATGTGACCTACAAAAATGACGGATTGGAGATCAAACTGAAGGATGGACGACTG ttTAAGACAGACCACATTGTGGCAGCAGTAGGTTTGGAGCCTAGTGTGGAACTTGCCAAATCTGCCGGGCTGGAAGTGGACTCTGATTTCGGAGGGTACAGGGTTAATTCTGAACTCCAGGCTTGCTCCAACATCTGGGTG GCTGGAGATGCTGCATGTTTCTATGACATCAAGCTGGGCCGTCGCCGTGTAGAGCATCACGATCACGCTGTGGTCAGCGGCAGACTTGCTGGAGAGAACATGACCGGAGCCAGCAAACCTTATTGGCATCAGTCAATGTTCTG GAGTGATCTAGGTCCAGATGTAGGATATGAAGCCATCGGTATAGTGGACAGCAGTCTGCCCACCGTGGGAGTGTTTGCTAAAGCCACAGCCAAGGATACACCAAAAGCTGCAACCGAACAGTCAG GCACTGGGATCCGCTCAGAGAGCGAGACCGAGGCAGTTGCCGGGACATTAAAGTCAGAAACAACTGCCACTCCACCTCCTACCCAGCAGAAGGAGGATTATGGGAAAGGAGTGATATTCTACCTGAGGGACCAAGTGGTGGTCGGTATTGTACTGTGGAACGTCTTCAACAGAATGCCCATCGCTAGAAAG ATAATCAAAGATGGAGAACAACATGGCGATCTCAATGAGGTGGCCAAACTTTTCAACATCCATGAAGACTGA
- the aifm1 gene encoding apoptosis-inducing factor 1, mitochondrial isoform X2, translating to MFRCKTVWNKLAPLARASSTLCLQNARKSALRHGRRLEMVQKAQMSSGPAGGGGENTMYYVLIGATCLGTGVYAYRTVSGDKERYNERMIEIASRPKQGPQAAEALAEVVAESKEEPVAEEPTLTEPPAEELLVTEADVESTESEPVAEAPVTEPNVEESVEASIPEPTAESPMREPVVEASVTEPVAEAPAVTQNDEPLAPVVESESEPTPVIIAEHVPEASSVSEIAADSKAAPATEPIEPTAAPSDVPEHAPYLLIGGGTASFAAARSIRARDPGARVLIVTEESDLPYMRPPLSKELWFSDDPKAVETLHFKQWNGKERSIYFQPPSFYVSPADLAKVENGGVAVLTGRKVVHMDVRGNKVKLSDGAEISYEKCLIATGGVPRNLQVIERAGEEVMKRTTLFRKIEDFRSLEKISGEVKSITIIGGGFLGSELACALGRRSTDAGLKVVQMFPEKGNMGKVLPEYLSNWTTEKVRKEGVSVITEAVVKNVTYKNDGLEIKLKDGRLFKTDHIVAAVGLEPSVELAKSAGLEVDSDFGGYRVNSELQACSNIWVAGDAACFYDIKLGRRRVEHHDHAVVSGRLAGENMTGASKPYWHQSMFWSDLGPDVGYEAIGIVDSSLPTVGVFAKATAKDTPKAATEQSGTGIRSESETEAVAGTLKSETTATPPPTQQKEDYGKGVIFYLRDQVVVGIVLWNVFNRMPIARKIIKDGEQHGDLNEVAKLFNIHED from the exons ATGTTTAGGTGCAAGACAGTATGGAATAAACTTGCTCCGCTGGCCCGGGCCTCGTCCACGCTGTGTCTGCAGAATGCGAGGAAATCAG CGCTGAGACATGGGAGAAGGCTGGAGATGGTTCAGAAAGCCCAGATGTCATCAGGGCCAGCAGGAGGGGGTGGAGAAAACACAATGTATTACGTCCTGATTGGAGCAACATGTCTGGGGACGGGAGTTTAT GCGTACCGCACCGTCTCCGGGGACAAGGAAAGATATAATGAGCGTATGATCGAAATTGCCAGTAGACCAAAACAAGGGCCACAAGCAGCTGAGGCTTTAG CTGAAGTTGTGGCAGAATCAAAAGAAG AGCCTGTTGCTGAAGAACCTACTCTAACAGAACCTCCTGCTGAAGAACTTCTGGTAACAGAAGCTGATGTGGAGTCCACTGAAAGCGAACCTGTTGCAGAAGCTCCAGTAACAGAACCCAATGTAGAAGAATCTGTAGAAGCTTCTATTCCTGAACCCACAGCGGAAAGCCCAATGAGAGAGCCTGTCGTTGAAGCCTCTGTAACTGAACCTGTTGCAGAAGCTCCAGCAGTTACACAGAACGATGAGCCCTTAGCTCCTGTAGTTGAGAGTG AATCCGAGCCTACACCTGTAATCATCGCTGAGCATGTTCCGGAGGCTTCGTCTGTTTCTGAGATTG CTGCAGATTCTAAAGCAGCTCCTGCCACTGAGCCCATTGAACCCACTGCTGCTCCCTCGGATGTCCCTGAACATGCTCCCTATCTGCTGATTGGTGGAGGCACGGCTTCGTTCGCTGCAGCTAGGTCCATCCGGGCACGAGACCCTGGTGCCAGG GTGTTGATTGTAACAGAGGAGTCTGACCTGCCCTACATGAGACCTCCTCTCTCTAAAGAACTCTGGTTCTCTGATGACCCCAAGGCTGTCGAAACACTGCACTTCAAGCAATGGAATGGCAAAGAGAGGAG CATTTACTTCCAGCCTCCCTCGTTCTACGTCAGTCCCGCGGATCTTGCTAAAGTGGAGAATGGGGGTGTGGCTGTGCTCACAGGCCGTAAG GTGGTACACATGGATGTCAGAGGAAATAAAGTCAAGCTGAGCGATGGTGCAGAGATCTCATATGAAAAGTGCCTGATTGCCACAG gtgGGGTACCTAGGAACCTGCAAGTTATTGAAAGAGCAGGAGAGGAGGTGATGAAGAGGACAACCCTCTTCAGAAAA ATTGAAGATTTTAGATCTCTAGAGAAGATCTCCGGAGAGGTTAAGTCCATTACCATCATTGGTGGAGGGTTTCTTGGTAGCGAGCTAGCATGTGCCTTGGGTCGCAGAT CCACTGACGCTGGTTTAAAAGTGGTCCAGATGTTCCCAGAGAAAGGCAACATGGGAAAAGTACTGCCTGAATACTTGAGTAACTGGACCACTGAAAAAGTCAGGAAAG AGGGTGTGAGCGTAATCACAGAGGCTGTAGTGAAAAATGTGACCTACAAAAATGACGGATTGGAGATCAAACTGAAGGATGGACGACTG ttTAAGACAGACCACATTGTGGCAGCAGTAGGTTTGGAGCCTAGTGTGGAACTTGCCAAATCTGCCGGGCTGGAAGTGGACTCTGATTTCGGAGGGTACAGGGTTAATTCTGAACTCCAGGCTTGCTCCAACATCTGGGTG GCTGGAGATGCTGCATGTTTCTATGACATCAAGCTGGGCCGTCGCCGTGTAGAGCATCACGATCACGCTGTGGTCAGCGGCAGACTTGCTGGAGAGAACATGACCGGAGCCAGCAAACCTTATTGGCATCAGTCAATGTTCTG GAGTGATCTAGGTCCAGATGTAGGATATGAAGCCATCGGTATAGTGGACAGCAGTCTGCCCACCGTGGGAGTGTTTGCTAAAGCCACAGCCAAGGATACACCAAAAGCTGCAACCGAACAGTCAG GCACTGGGATCCGCTCAGAGAGCGAGACCGAGGCAGTTGCCGGGACATTAAAGTCAGAAACAACTGCCACTCCACCTCCTACCCAGCAGAAGGAGGATTATGGGAAAGGAGTGATATTCTACCTGAGGGACCAAGTGGTGGTCGGTATTGTACTGTGGAACGTCTTCAACAGAATGCCCATCGCTAGAAAG ATAATCAAAGATGGAGAACAACATGGCGATCTCAATGAGGTGGCCAAACTTTTCAACATCCATGAAGACTGA